DNA from Agarilytica rhodophyticola:
GCTCCGCTTGCACGTTTTATATGCTCTGTTTTATGTTCTAATGATATTAAACTGACGGTGATCGTTGTTCAACGAACAGAAGCTCAACTTATGATAAGTAGTTCAGAAAATGTTAATTATAACTTTTTAATCTAGCTTTACCTATACACATAGCAACGAGATATCTGTTAGTATTTTTTTTACACAAAAAAACCTTTTGGCGCCATTATTGGTTTAATGGCTCACTTATAAATTAGCACAGGCAAGATTATAGGTAAGATTTAAGTTTCGGGGGGAGCTTAAATTTTTAAATAACCAAAGGTTATAGAATTCGTAGTTTTAGGAGTAAATACAACGGGGTTGTAGATATGTACGAGAAATGGCCAAGTTTTGATGAATTAAAAAAACTTGCTGAGCAGTCGCCAGAAAAACTTGAAGAATTTCGAGAAAGACAAGTTCAAGCATTAATAGAACAAGCACCGGAGAGAATTAGAAAGCGCTTACAGGGACTTCAGTTCCAAATAAATTGCCAGCGAGAGCTACACAAGACACCTCTTGCCTCCTGCATCGCGATTTCACAAATGATGCATGAGTCTCTCGCTAAACTTAATGAAGCTTTCAGCGCTAATCATGCTGATACTTCTTTTAACGAGAGAAACGACAATAACGTTATCCCTTTTGCAGGTTAAAAGTCCACTAAGGTACACACATCGTAGGCCGGCTCTTCATATGGGTGTGCATGCTTCATGGCATCCATAACTGCATGAATATTATTATCCGGGCATACCATTTCCACTCGATATTCGGGCAGTAACTCCAATTCATTAGGTTGCCCGATAAATGGCTGGCTTTGGCTGTTGGGGCGGAACTGCCCCTGTCCTAAACACTGCCAGCAGCATTGATCATAGTCTCCTATCCTTCCCGCCCCAGCTCTAAACATCGCATTTTTCACTATCTCCAAGTGGCTTGGGGGTACATAAAACCCAATCTTAAACATGACGCTGAACCTCGATACAAAATAGAATTTCTTTAATGATTACTATGAGACTTTCAAGTAAGATGATGCCCCTTTTAAATACTGCCTAAATTATGCACTTATTTGTAGACAATCTAACTAACGTCGATTTTAGTTTTTTACACCCCACACGTGGATTAGTAGGAGAGACATGGCTCGCGAGTGTCGAACTCTTTGGTGAGCTAGATGAACAAGGCATGGTGGTAGACTTTGGTATAGTCAAAGCCCTCATACGACGCTGGCTGGACGAGGAAATCGACCATCGCTTATTGCTCCCCAAAGCATCGCCAAGTCTGCTATCTCTAGTTGATAGCGAGGCAAGCTACAGACTCGATTGGACATATCAGGGCAAACATATCAGCTGTGCTTGTCCTTCGCAGGCGCTGACACTGATAGATGATCAAGTCATCACTACAGAATCTGTTGCCAAGTGGTGTATTGATAAATTGATGCCACAATTCCCGAACTCAGTATCAGAACTCAAACTCACTTTTCAACCCGAGCATATCGAAAGCCCTTACTACCACTACAGTCATGGGCTTAAAAAACATAACGGCAACTGCCAGCGCATTGCTCACGGTCACAGGTCGAGAATATCTATATTGCGAAACGGCGAGCCAAGTCACGCCGATATGCAACGCTGGGCGCAGCAGTGGCAGGATATTTATATCGGTACACAAGAAGACCTAGTGACGGGGAACATAGGCGACAACCATGCGTTTTCATATGCCACATCACAAGGAGAGTTTTATCTTGAGTTACCGAAGTCCCAGTGCTATCTCATTAACACAGATACTACCGTAGAATTGATTGCCCAGCATATTGCCACAACCCTTAAAGCTGAAAACCCTGATGATACCTTTATCGTAAAAGCCTATGAGGGACTCGCTAAAGGCGCACAGGTAAAGCTCTAGGCCACTTCAAGCTCTTACTAGTGCTAAGCCTTTATCAAGGGAGGTATTGCACAGAGGGCCATCAGAGTAACGATAGCAAACAGTATCCGCACAAACATGAATGTGAGAAAAGCTCACCGTTTGTGCGTCTTCACGATGCATACACATGGACAACGCAGATTTGGAGGGAAAATGGCTGGCATGCATGGCAAGAAAACTGTCTTCAGTTTGTTCCGCTCCATCACCAATCATATCGCGATACACACTCATGCGAGCGGCAAAGACTTCATCATACCTAACTGACGAGGATATCAGTGGTGATTTTTGTAGAATCTCTTCGAGCTGTCTACCATTCCATCGCAGCATAGCAACACCATTATCTATCTCTTGTTCAGGACTGAACAAAAGCAGAGAAAAGGGCGCATATTTGGAGAGATTAAGATTGCTCACCAGCTCACGAGCTTCATCTATAGAAGCGCATGCAGCACAGTCACGGACAATTTGACCGCGAGAAATAAGTCTGCCTTTTGGCCAACGGCCTTGATAGAAATTTAACAAGGCAAACGTAAGACCATTTTCATTGCTAGCACACCAAGTGCCCTGCCCGACTGGGTCGATGGGCATAACAGCTCGTATATCAGAGTCTTGAATAACTTTTGGCGGGATAGCCGCAGCACGCGTTTTTTGCTCATCCCGATTAAAAAATACGTGGTAACCAGTATCAGCCACCAACCAACTTACTGTGCACATGCAAGTTTTTCTTGTGGCTCAATGTTTTCTTGCTTTTCACTTGCGCTCGCCTCCTTTGCTTCTTCGCGGAGGAAAGTTGCTGTAGCAGGTGCGACGCCCAAGTTTTCATCGAGTTCGACGCCCTGTAATTTAGCGATAACAGATATCAGAGCATAATGATGCACCGCATGACTGCTAGCAAATATAAGTTCTCTTAATGTGGTAGTTGGGATGGTAACGCTATGAGTTTCTTCGATAG
Protein-coding regions in this window:
- a CDS encoding DUF3135 domain-containing protein encodes the protein MYEKWPSFDELKKLAEQSPEKLEEFRERQVQALIEQAPERIRKRLQGLQFQINCQRELHKTPLASCIAISQMMHESLAKLNEAFSANHADTSFNERNDNNVIPFAG
- a CDS encoding YqfO family protein codes for the protein MFKIGFYVPPSHLEIVKNAMFRAGAGRIGDYDQCCWQCLGQGQFRPNSQSQPFIGQPNELELLPEYRVEMVCPDNNIHAVMDAMKHAHPYEEPAYDVCTLVDF
- a CDS encoding 6-pyruvoyl trahydropterin synthase family protein, encoding MHLFVDNLTNVDFSFLHPTRGLVGETWLASVELFGELDEQGMVVDFGIVKALIRRWLDEEIDHRLLLPKASPSLLSLVDSEASYRLDWTYQGKHISCACPSQALTLIDDQVITTESVAKWCIDKLMPQFPNSVSELKLTFQPEHIESPYYHYSHGLKKHNGNCQRIAHGHRSRISILRNGEPSHADMQRWAQQWQDIYIGTQEDLVTGNIGDNHAFSYATSQGEFYLELPKSQCYLINTDTTVELIAQHIATTLKAENPDDTFIVKAYEGLAKGAQVKL
- a CDS encoding NRDE family protein; protein product: MCTVSWLVADTGYHVFFNRDEQKTRAAAIPPKVIQDSDIRAVMPIDPVGQGTWCASNENGLTFALLNFYQGRWPKGRLISRGQIVRDCAACASIDEARELVSNLNLSKYAPFSLLLFSPEQEIDNGVAMLRWNGRQLEEILQKSPLISSSVRYDEVFAARMSVYRDMIGDGAEQTEDSFLAMHASHFPSKSALSMCMHREDAQTVSFSHIHVCADTVCYRYSDGPLCNTSLDKGLALVRA